One genomic segment of Ricinus communis isolate WT05 ecotype wild-type chromosome 5, ASM1957865v1, whole genome shotgun sequence includes these proteins:
- the LOC8271435 gene encoding uncharacterized protein LOC8271435: protein MADWGPVLIGVVLFLLLTPGLLFQIPGNSRTLEFGSLKTNGKAIAVHTLIFFTLYAILILAVHVHIYAG, encoded by the coding sequence atggCGGACTGGGGGCCAGTATTAATAGGAGTGGTGCTGTTTCTGCTGCTAACGCCTGGACTTTTGTTTCAGATACCTGGAAACAGCCGAACTCTGGAGTTTGGAAGCTTGAAGACTAACGGCAAAGCTATAGCAGTTCACACTCTTATCTTTTTCACTCTTTATGCTATTCTCATCTTGGCTGTTCATGTTCATATCTATGCTGGTTGA
- the LOC8271441 gene encoding 50S ribosomal protein L27, chloroplastic — translation MAAIATAGAISFNLIGTFKGLSLSSSSSFFKGDTTLNLSLSRNCVSLPLKAPFPLTIEMAHKKGAGSTKNGRDSPGQRLGVKIFGNQAAKPGAIIVRQRGTKFHPGKNVGLGKDHTIFSLIDGLVKFEKFGPDRKKVSVYPREVQPENPNSYRARKREYFRLQRERKKARKEGLIAEPQLVLASNVDATDDNPDC, via the exons atgGCAGCAATAGCTACTGCAGGTGCTATTAGCTTCAATCTAATAGGCACATTCAAAGGTCTCTCTTTATCTTCAAgctcttcttttttcaaagGCGATACAACATTGAATCTTTCGCTTTCAAGAAACTGCGTTTCGTTGCCGTTAAAGGCTCCGTTTCCATTAACAATTGAAATGGCTCACAAGAAAGGAGCTGGTAGTACAAAGAACGGCCGTGATTCTCCCGGCCAACGTCTTGGCGTCAAGATTTTCGGCAATCAAGCTGCCAAACCCGGCGCTATTATCGTCCGCCAGCGTGGCACCAAG TTTCATCCCGGGAAAAATGTGGGGCTTGGCAAGGATCACACCATTTTCTCGTTGATTGATGGACTTGTAAAATTTGAGAAGTTTGGACCTGACAGGAAGAAG GTGAGTGTTTATCCACGGGAAGTTCAGCCTGAGAATCCTAACAGCTATCGAGCAAGAAAGAGAGAGTACTTTAGGCTGCAGCGTGAACGTAAGAAGGCTAGAAAGGAAGGCCTTATTGCCGAGCCTCAGCTGGTACTTGCTTCCAACGTTGATGCTACAGATGACAACCCTGACTGTTGA
- the LOC125368565 gene encoding DNA-directed RNA polymerase III subunit RPC6-like — MNRSQALKRKQPESSSPAQSVTEHERTLYNVIWSKQDMGIWTRDMKRETNLPDNVVNKSLKVLQAKNLIKEVVNIQNKGRKHYMATEFEPSKEITGGAWYVEGNLDTEFIKLLKEVCTKQVLKLKVATLEGITDSIKRSGIFNTELTKEQIEEIVKALVLDNALIEVKSNGMGEFSFIPIGKVCYKCVGKGSTGGEPRIGAMASIPCGVCPRISQCTPDGIISPQTCVYYSKWLDF, encoded by the coding sequence ATGAACCGATCACAGGCACTAAAACGGAAACAGCCAGAATCAAGTTCTCCAGCTCAATCTGTGACGGAACATGAACGCACCCTCTATAATGTGATATGGAGCAAACAAGATATGGGAATTTGGACACGAGACATGAAACGGGAAACCAACCTTCCTGACAATGTGGTAAATAAATCCCTAAAGGTACTTCAGGCCaagaatttgataaaagagGTGGTAAACATTCAAAACAAGGGGAGGAAACATTACATGGCAACAGAATTTGAACCATCAAAGGAAATAACTGGAGGGGCATGGTATGTTGAAGGGAACCTCGATACGGAGTTCATAAAGCTCTTGAAAGAGGTCTGCACCAAGCAAGTACTTAAGCTGAAAGTTGCTACATTGGAAGGAATTACCGACTCGATCAAAAGGAGCGGAATCTTTAATACTGAATTAACAAAAGAGCAAATTGAAGAGATTGTGAAGGCATTGGTTTTAGATAATGCACTCATAGAAGTTAAGAGTAATGGAATGGGagagtttagttttattccAATTGGAAAAGTTTGTTATAAATGCGTTGGTAAGGGAAGCACTGGAGGAGAGCCAAGAATTGGGGCAATGGCTTCCATTCCATGTGGAGTTTGTCCGCGTATAAGTCAATGTACACCTGATGGTATTATCTCTCCACAAACTTGTGTCTACTATAGCAAGTGGTTGGATTTTTGA
- the LOC8271439 gene encoding zinc finger protein 511 has translation MAMVVDVDTKGGELGFPYWTPIRRRFGPESPFFAYGNIERELLAKQIALDLTEDEKPQLQNLIDEDDREVSCPIVGCGAHLTSLEDFEDHYNARHTASCSVCSRVYPTSRLLGIHVSEAHDSFFQAKVARGYPMYECLVEGCGLKLINYKSRQQHLVDKHKFPSAFEFFKKAHPSKKARQKHKHQRVIPKEEAPSKMEVEGETIDGLVSAVSRLSTSDSSPSSISFGRRHNRGLTFVPRAVQQGNSKQTGTRR, from the exons ATGGCCATGGTGGTAGATGTAGATACAAAAGGAGGAGAATTAGGGTTTCCGTACTGGACACCAATTCGTCGACGTTTTGGCCCTGAATCTCCTTTCTTTGCTTATGGCAACATCGAAAGAGAGCTTCTTGCCAAACAG ATTGCATTGGATTTAACTGAAGATGAGAAACCTCAATTGCAGAATTTGATAGATGAGGATGATAG GGAGGTTTCCTGTCCCATTGTTGGATGCGGCGCACACTTGACATCTTTGGAAGATTTTGAAGATCACTACAATGCGCGACACACTGCATCCTGTTCAGTCTGCTCTAGAGTGTACCCAACTTCGCGATTGTTGGGCATACATGTATCTGAAGCACATGATTCATTTTTCCAGGCTAAAGTTGCACGTGGTTACCCCATG TATGAATGCCTGGTGGAGGGATGTGGTCTTAAATTGATTAACTACAAGAGTAGGCAACAGCACTTGGTGGACAAGCATAAATTCCCCAGTGCATTTGAATTCTTTAAGAAAGCCCATCCATCCAAGAAAGCAAGACAGAAGCACAAGCATCAAAGAGTGATCCCAAAGGAGGAGGCTCCGAGCAAAATGGAAGTAGAAGGTGAAACCATCGATGGCCTCGTTTCAGCAGTCTCTAGACTAAGTACTTCAGATTCATCTCCTTCATCTATTAGCTTTGGTCGCCGCCACAATCGTGGGCTCACATTTGTCCCTCGAGCTGTTCAGCAAGGAAACAGCAAACAAACTGGAACAAGGAGATAG
- the LOC8271434 gene encoding uncharacterized protein LOC8271434 has product MSADWGPVVVAVALFILLSPGLLFQLPARTRVVEFGNMNTSGIAILIHAVIYFCIVTILIVAIGIHIHVN; this is encoded by the coding sequence atgagtGCTGATTGGGGACCAGTTGTTGTAGCAGTGGCTTTGTTCATCCTATTGTCACCAGGGCTATTATTCCAGCTACCAGCAAGAACAAGGGTTGTAGAATTTGGGAACATGAATACAAGCGGGATTGCTATTTTGATTCATGCTGTAATATACTTTTGCATAGTCACCATTTTGATTGTTGCTATTGGTATTCACATACATGTTAATTAA
- the LOC8288058 gene encoding protein NUCLEAR FUSION DEFECTIVE 4 — protein sequence MMGRLQERLYAFINNRWLVFVAAMWIQSCAGVGYLFGSISPVIKSSLNYNQRQLASLGVAKDLGDSVGFLAGSLSEILPLWGALLVGALQNLVGYGWVWLVVTGKAPVLPLWVMCILIFVGNNGETYFNTAALVSCVQNFPKSRGPVVGILKGFAGLSGAILTQIYTMIHSPNHASLIFMVAVGPAMVVVTLMFIIRPVGGHRQVRPSDGTSFTFVYSVCLLLAAYLMGVMLLEDLVDLSHTLIIVFTVVLFVLLLLPIVIPIWLSFFHEPRDPAEETLLPESEKQEAGKSEQDGHEVILSEVEDEKPKEVDLLPASERKKRIAQLQTKLFQAAAEGAVRIKRRRGPHRGEDFTLMQALIKADFWLIFVSLLLGSGSGLTVIDNLGQMSQSLGYDNTHIFVSMISIWNFLGRVGGGYFSEIIVRDYAYPRPIAMAVAQFVMAIGHVFFAFDWPGTMYIGTLLIGLGYGAHWAIVPAAASELFGLKKFGALYNFLTLANPAGSLVFSGLIASRIYDREAERQAHEHHMRTAGSLFSGLFGPDEPLKCEGAVCYFLTSMIMSGFCIIAVILSLILVHRTKIVYANLYGKSRT from the exons ATGATGGGTAGATTACAAGAGAGACTTTATGCGTTTATTAATAATAGATGGCTGGTTTTTGTAGCTGCAATGTGGATACAGTCTTGTGCAGGAGTTGGGTATTTATTTGGTAGTATATCACCTGTTATAAAGAGTTCTTTGAATTATAATCAAAGGCAGCTTGCTAGTTTGGGTGTGGCTAAGGATCTTGGTGATAGTGTTGGGTTCTTAGCTGGCAGTTTATCTGAAATCTTGCCTTTATGGGGTGCTTTATTGGTTGGTGCTTTGCAGAATCTTGTTGGGTATGGCTGGGTTTGGCTTGTTGTTACTGGCAAAGCTCCAGTTTTGCCTTTGTGGGTT ATGTGCATTCTTATATTCGTGGGGAACAATGGTGAAACTTACTTCAATACAGCTGCTCTGGTTTCTTGTGTGCAAAACTTTCCTAAAAGCCGGGGTCCTGTAGTTGGAATACTCAAAGGCTTTGCTGGCTTAAGTGGTGCAATTTTGACCCAAATATATACAATGATCCATTCCCCCAATCACGCATCTCTCATATTTATGGTTGCAGTAGGGCCAGCAATGGTAGTTGTCACTCTAATGTTCATTATAAGACCTGTGGGAGGTCACAGACAAGTTAGACCATCTGATGGCACCAGCTTTACATTTGTATACAGTGTATGCCTTCTATTGGCTGCCTATCTAATGGGGGTTATGCTGCTTGAAGACCTTGTTGATCTGAGCCACactttaattattgtttttacaGTGGTTTTATTTGTTCTCCTTTTGCTCCCTATTGTGATTCCTATTTGGTTGAGCTTTTTCCATGAACCTAGAGATCCGGCAGAAGAAACTCTTCTACCTGAGTCAGAGAAACAAGAGGCTGGAAAATCTGAACAAGATGGTCATGAGGTAATACTTAGTGAGGTGGAAGATGAGAAACCCAAGGAAGTAGACCTGCTTCCAGCATCAGAGAGGAAAAAACGAATTGCACAGTTGCAGACAAAACTATTCCAAGCAGCTGCAGAAGGAGCAGTAAGGATCAAAAGGAGAAGAGGTCCACACAGAGGCGAGGATTTCACCTTGATGCAGGCATTGATCAAGGCAGATTTTTGGCTTATTTTTGTCTCACTTTTATTAGGATCAGGATCTGGGTTGACCGTCATTGATAACCTTGGTCAAATGAGCCAGTCTCTAGGTTATGATAATACACATATATTTGTGTCCATGATCAGCATTTGGAACTTTCTTGGTCGTGTTGGTGGGGGTTATTTCTCTGAGATTATTGTGAG GGACTATGCTTACCCAAGGCCAATTGCAATGGCTGTTGCCCAATTTGTTATGGCAATTGGGCATGTATTCTTTGCTTTTGACTGGCCTGGCACAATGTACATCGGGACTTTACTAATTGGCCTTGGCTATGGGGCTCATTGGGCAATTGTGCCTGCTGCTGCATCTGAGTTGTTTGGATTGAAAAAGTTCGGGGCTCTGTACAATTTCCTCACTCTAGCCAATCCTGCAGGTTCACTCGTCTTCTCTGGTCTAATTGCCAGTAGAATATACGACCGAGAAGCGGAAAGGCAAGCTCATGAGCACCATATGCGGACTGCAGGATCACTCTTTTCAGGCTTATTTGGTCCGGATGAGCCACTGAAGTGTGAAGGTGCTGTATGCTATTTCCTTACTTCCATGATTATGTCAGGATTTTGCATTATTGCAGTCATATTAAGCCTGATTCTTGTGCATCGGACAAAGATTGTCTATGCAAACCTCTACGGCAAATCTCGAACTTGA
- the LOC107262693 gene encoding uncharacterized protein LOC107262693, with amino-acid sequence MNDWAAPLIAAALFAFLSPGLVFQIPGKERPFDFMNMKTSIASIFAHLVIYGLFLILFFVVLHVHLYV; translated from the coding sequence atgaacGATTGGGCTGCTCCTCTGATAGCTGCTGCACTGTTTGCATTTTTATCACCAGGTTTGGTTTTCCAAATTCCAGGAAAGGAAAGACCGTTTGATTTCATGAACATGAAGACTAGTATAGCTTCAATTTTTGCTCACTTGGTTATCTATGgtttgtttcttattttgttttttgtggTTCTTCATGTCCATCTCTACGTCTAG
- the LOC8271440 gene encoding protein transport protein Sec61 subunit gamma-1 encodes MDAIDSVLDPLRDFSKDSVRLVKRCHKPDRKEFTKVAFRTAIGFVVMGFVGFFVKLIFIPINNIIVGSV; translated from the exons ATGGACGCAATTGATTCAGTATTGGATCCATTGCGAGACTTTTCCAAGGACAGCGTCCGCCTCGTCAAGCGTTGTCACAAGCCCGATCGCAAAG AGTTCACGAAGGTGGCTTTCCGTACAGCGATAGGATTTGTAGTGATGGGATTCGTTGGTTTCTTTGTCAAATTGATATTCATTCCTATTAACAATATCATTGTTGGGTCTGTTTAG
- the LOC8271438 gene encoding peroxidase 55 — MMQVKGMEARRDLLMMKMIMIMIIVSSMIGRGEGQLTENFYSSNCPNVEAIVKQVVSTKFRQTFTTIPATLRLFFHDCFVTGCDASIMISSPNGGAEKDAEDNLSLAGDGFDTVTKAKQAVEAQCPQVVSCADIIAIAARDVVVLAGGPSFSVELGRRDSLVSQASLVVGNLPEPDFTLSQLNDMFGKNNLSQIDMIALSGAHTLGFSHCNRFANRLYSFSPASPVDPTLDPNYAKQLMDACPQNVDPVIAVDMDPTTPRIFDNVYYQNLVAGKGLFTSDQVLFTDPSSKSTAIDFANSEGEFNGAFVTAMRKLGRVGIKTGNQGRIRTDCTNIDS; from the exons ATGATGCAGGTAAAAGGAATGGAGGCAAGGAGAGATTTGCTGATGATGaaaatgataatgataatgataatagTTTCTTCGATGATAGGTAGAGGAGAGGGGCAACTAACAGAGAATTTCTACAGCTCTAACTGTCCGAATGTGGAAGCTATAGTGAAGCAGGTAGTGTCCACAAAGTTCAGGCAGACCTTCACTACAATCCCAGCCACTCTTCGTCTATTTTTCCATGATTGTTTTGTCACG GGTTGTGATGCCTCGATTATGATTTCATCACCAAATGGAGGTGCGGAAAAAGATGCTGAGGATAATCTTTCCCTTGCAGGAGATGGATTTGACACCGTAACGAAAGCAAAGCAAGCAGTAGAAGCACAATGCCCACAGGTGGTCTCTTGTGCAGATATTATAGCCATTGCTGCCAGGGATGTTGTAGTCCTG GCTGGAGGTCCTTCATTCAGTGTAGAATTGGGGCGTCGTGATAGCTTGGTATCTCAAGCATCACTTGTGGTAGGAAATTTACCAGAACCAGACTTCACGCTTTCGCAACTTAACGACATGTTTGGCAAAAACAACCTTAGCCAAATCGACATGATTGCACTTTCAGGAGCCCATACATTGGGATTCTCTCATTGCAATCGCTTTGCGAATCGCCTTTATTCGTTCTCTCCAGCATCCCCTGTGGATCCTACTCTGGATCCAAACTATGCCAAGCAGCTGATGGATGCATGTCCTCAAAATGTAGACCCTGTTATAGCCGTAGACATGGACCCAACGACACCGCGAATCTTTGACAATGtgtattatcaaaatttagtTGCCGGAAAGGGTTTGTTTACTTCAGATCAGGTGCTGTTTACTGACCCTTCATCGAAGTCTACTGCCATTGATTTTGCAAATAGCGAAGGAGAATTTAATGGAGCTTTTGTCACAGCCATGAGAAAGCTTGGTAGAGTAGGAATCAAGACTGGTAACCAAGGACGAATAAGAACGGACTGTACCAACATTGATTCTTGA
- the LOC8271436 gene encoding uncharacterized protein LOC8271436, with product MSDWGPVFVAVVLFILLTPGLLIQIPGRHRFIEFGNFQTSGVSILVHAILYFALMCIFLLAVGVHMYIGS from the coding sequence atgtcGGATTGGGGACCAGTTTTTGTTGCTGTTGTGCTGTTTATACTCTTAACACCAGGTTTGCTGATTCAGATTCCGGGTCGTCACCGATTCATTGAGTTTGGCAACTTTCAGACTAGTGGAGTTTCCATACTGGTTCATGCCATCCTATATTTTGCTCTCATGTGCATCTTTTTGTTAGCTGTTGGAGTCCACATGTATATTGGTTCATAA
- the LOC8271443 gene encoding probable methyltransferase At1g27930: MKKQQSIYSEMKSHRQFLSERPWFLAVLIAVPFTAALLIAGSITSSSSSRPFLCSLSGAYTTAATEDYAATPTQLLAILHYATSRVVPQQSRAEISLSFDVLQSLAPCNFLVFGLGHDSLMWTSLNPRGNTLFLEEDPKWVHTVLQRAPNLRAHVVKYPTQLHEADKLLASYKEEKECMGPDVRLKGNTECKLALNTLPDEVYGKEWDVIMIDAPRGYFAQAPGRMGAIFSAAVMSRARTRPGVTHVFLHDVDRRVEKLYAMEFLCKKYLVKGVSRLWHFEIPSLANRNDSDPFTSFC, encoded by the coding sequence ATGAAGAAACAACAAAGCATCTATTCGGAGATGAAGAGCCACCGCCAATTCTTATCAGAAAGGCCATGGTTTCTTGCTGTTCTCATTGCTGTGCCTTTCACCGCTGCTCTTCTTATAGCAGGCAGCATTACAAGTTCATCTTCTTCACGCCCTTTCTTATGCTCCTTAAGCGGCGCGTACACAACTGCTGCCACTGAAGACTACGCCGCGACCCCAACGCAACTCTTAGCCATCCTCCATTACGCCACCTCTCGGGTTGTTCCACAGCAATCACGCGCTGAAATCAGTCTCTCTTTTGACGTTCTACAATCGCTGGCTCCTTGCAATTTTCTTGTCTTTGGTTTGGGACATGATTCACTAATGTGGACCTCACTTAACCCACGAGGCAACACCTTATTCCTTGAAGAAGATCCTAAGTGGGTCCATACAGTTCTCCAACGCGCTCCTAATCTACGAGCGCACGTGGTCAAGTATCCTACACAGCTTCATGAGGCAGACAAGCTTCTTGCATCTTacaaggaagaaaaagaatgcaTGGGGCCTGACGTGCGCCTAAAGGGCAACACAGAGTGCAAGTTAGCCTTGAATACGTTGCCTGACGAGGTGTATGGTAAAGAATGGGATGTGATAATGATAGACGCGCCGCGTGGGTATTTCGCTCAGGCCCCGGGGAGGATGGGGGCTATATTCTCTGCGGCGGTCATGTCACGAGCTAGGACGCGCCCTGGTGTGACTCATGTTTTCTTGCATGATGTGGATAGAAGGGTAGAGAAGCTTTATGCAATGGAGTTCTTGTGCAAGAAGTATTTGGTTAAGGGTGTAAGTAGGCTTTGGCATTTTGAGATACCTTCTCTTGCTAATAGGAACGATAGTGATCCTTTTACCAGTTTTTGTTGA